The genomic segment TGTGTAACCTCAAAACGGAGTGCCTATGAACGAACTGATAATGCCTCATAACGTCAGCGTAAAGAATGCGTTGGAGAACATGAAAGAGGTGCTTGCCCTATACAAGAAGGTGATAGGCAATTATCGCCCATTGCTTGATGGTGAACGCTACCTGACAGACAGAGAGGTGGCACAGATCCTGAAGGTCAGCAGACGAACGCTACAGGAATACCGAAATGATGGTTTACTACCTTATATATTATTAGGTGGCAAGGTGCTATATCGTGAGAGTGACTTGGAAAGGGTTCTGGAAAGTTGCTATCACCCTGCGTATATACGATAGGGAAAAAGAAAGATCCGTCAGTGGCTTGTGTGCTGAGGGAATATAATGCAGAAAGACGGATGACAGACTTCGCTAATCATTCGTCTTTCTGCTTTGAAGTATTTATGCGTCGTTAGTGGTTATGCTCTCTTTATATCCTTGAATGAGGCATTGAGCTTATTGCCGAGCATCGTCAAGTCATTGTCGAGTTTCTGGCTCGTGATTTTGGCATAAATCTGGGTGGTCACGATGTTAGTATGTCCCAATACGCGACTCACGCTCTCAATAGGCATTCCTTTTGAAAGCGCTAAGGTTGCGAATGAGTGACGTCCGCAATGGTAGGATATGGCTTTCTCTATGCCACAAGCTGACATCACCGTTTTCAGTTTCTTGCACATTGACCAGTAGTTCATCTTGCCGAACACCAGTTTGTCTTCCTGTAGGTGTTTGTAGCGGTCGATAATCTGCAAGGGTACCTCCATCAGCTTCACTTGAAAGGGAATGTTGGTCTTATGTCGCTTGCTGATAATCCACTTGTCACCGTTGATGTCCACGATGTTGGCCGTCGTCAGGTTCTTCACGTCGATGAACGAAAGGGCAGTGAAGCACACGAATACAAAGATGTCACGCACGAAGGCGAGACTGTCGTCGTCGAACTCATGGGTCACGACAGCCTTCAGTTCTTCCTCGGTCAGAAACTCCCTTTCCTTACAGTTCGGGCTGATGTGGAACTGCGCGAACGGGTTACGGGGAATCTTGCCGTTATAGTGCGCTCTCAGAACAACACCTTTCAGCCACATACATCGCTGCCAGATAGTGCCGTTGGCCAGTCCACGGTCTGTACTGAGGTAGGCGGCAAAGTCTTTGATGAACTCTGGTGTTAGTTCCAACATCGACATGTCTGTGCGACGGTAGTGCGACTGAATGAACTCTGCCACATCCTTCCGCGAACGCTCCATAGCCCAAAGCGTGCTTGCAGCCCTGTCCTTGCCCACACGTTTCTTCTGATTGTCGATGTCCTTGTCGAAAGCACTCAATAATGTCTCGTACTCGCTTCCAAATCCCTGATAGGAGTTGCGCACCATCTCTGCCGTCACGAAAGCCTCACGGTCAGAAAGATGCTGATAATGTTTGATAATCTGTGCCTTGATGTTATTCAGTTCGCGGTTGATCTGCAAAGCCTCCTTGCTACGGCCTTTGGCACAATTGCCCTTTACATCCCACATGTCAAGCGGAATCGTCTTCTTACAGCTGAACTGCGACTGAGTCCCATTAATCGTCACCCTGCCCATCACAGGCACAACACCGTTCTTCTCCTTACTCTTGTTCACATAGAACAGAATGTTAAAAGTACTTCTCATGTTTCTTACTCCTTTTTTAATTTTGGCTGCAAAACTACTGTTTCTTTTGGCATCCATCGCTATGCAAAATGTAGCAGTTTGCGGAATAAGAAACTGGAAGTGAACGGATGGTGAAAGGTACGCCATTCTGCCCCGATTTGCTTAGTCGATTAACCTGCATCAGAACCCTAATTTTGGGTTACGATTTGGCAACCTAACTCCTTCACCAATCCTCCCTAATTTGCTTTTAGCCCCAAATTGAACTTCTTCATTCTTCCCCGTCTTGCCTTTATTTTAGGCCGAACTGCGTTAATCTTCCAAAATCGCTTCGCTTTTACAAGCTTTTTTCGTAACTTTGCAGTGTTCCAATTTGCGCACAAAACGCAGATGGGACAACTACATATTGGAAAAGCGTCATTGATGCTTTGTTTTTGGCAACTCAAAATTACCACAGAAAAGACCAGTCAAGAACATTGCGGAGGTGAATGCTACGGGTGTAGTATATACTCCCCGGAGTGTGCCGAGGGCAAACTGTGTCCTCACGCACACTTTTGGGATGCATATATACTTACCAGCGTGGGTATTCAAGACTCTGTTTCGTTCACTGGTCAGGTTGTGGTAAACCTTGAGTTGCGGGCGAGCAGATGAGGATACCCCGTTTTTCGTTTATGTAGCAAACAAGGTAAAAAACAGCTGATGTTTGGGTATCGGTCAGTATTTATAACAAAAGAACGGATGGATGTAAATGCTGTTAAAGAATTAGGAAATGGATATATTATAGACTTTATATCTAACGAACCTGTTAAGGCAACTCCAGAAGAAGTTAATGCTGTACAGGTTTATTCGAAAATGTTAGTAGCAGACTATAATTATAATCGTAATCAAATACAAACTCATCCTCAGTTTAGGGTCAAGGCATCACCATCAGATACGGAGTATAGATATCCTGTTGATATTGTTGTATTTAAAACGGAAGAGAAAAAACGTGGGGATGAATATATAGTGGTGGAATGTAAAAAACCAACCCGTGAAGATGGTGTAGAACAGTTGAAGTTGTATCTTAAGTTTTCTGAAGCGGAACTTGGAGTTTGGTTTAATGGTGAAAACACTCATTACATTAGAAAAGTTATTAAAGGAGGAAGAATAGAGTTTGATGAAAATCTTCTGAACATCCCGGCGTATGGGCAAAGACTTGAGGATATAGGAAAATATAAAAAGGAGGATTTGATACCTACGCATAACTTGAAACAGAAGTTTATATCAATTAGAAACTATTTGGCTGGTAATGCTGTGGGTACTACGCGTGATGAAGAGTATGCAAGACAGATTATAAACGTTATCCTTTGCAAGTTGTATGATGAAAAATATACCCGTCCTACCGAAGTACTGACATTTAGAGCCGGAATAGATGAAAGTCCTAAAGATATAAAAAAGAGAATTGTTGACAGGTTCAAAGAAGCAAAAAGGACATACAAAGATGTCTTGGATGATTCGGATAACATAACATTGGATGATAAGTCATTAGCTTATATTGTCGGTGAACTTCAGCCCTATTCATTGATGACAGCGCAACGCGATGTGATTGGAGATGCTTTCGAAGTGTTTATCCATCGTGCATTAAAGGGAGGGCAAGGGCAATATTTTACGCCTAAAAATATAGTTCGCACAGCAATTCAAATTTTGGATCCAGGTTGTGATGACAAAATAATAGACCCTGCTTGTGGATCTGGAGGTTTTCTTATAGAGGGGCTCAAGTATCTTCATGGTAAAGTGGAAAAAATGGGAGCAGAAATGAATTGGCCGGAGGAAATGATAAAAGAAGAGAAGATAGCCAAGGCAAATATAAATTTCTGTGGAATAGAAAAAGATACTTTTTTGAGCAAGGTGGTAAAAGCCTACATGATTTTGATGGGTGATGGCAAAAGTGGCATTTTCTGTGAAGATAGTTTGAATGAACCAAAAGATTGGGATGGAAAAACAAAAGCTCGTATTCAATTAGATTGTTTTGATATTCTTTTAGCAAACCCTCCTTTTGGTGCAAAGATTCCCGTGAAGGGTGAGAAAAAACTTTCACAATATCCATTAGGTCATAAATGGAAATATGATAGAGATGGCAAATTGTGGACAAAGACAAACAAAGTAAAAGAAAGTGAAGCTCCGCAGATTCTTTTTTTGGATAGGTGTATAGATTTGGTAAGAGAAGGAGGAAAACTTGCAATAGTTGTTCCAGATGGTGTACTATGTAATCCGACAGACGGATATATTGTACAAGAGTTATTAAGCAAGACGGAACTTCTTGGACTAATAGATTTACCAATGAGCTCTTTTTTACCATATACGCCAACGAAAACACATCTTATTTTTCTGAAAAAAACAGCAACCCCGAGAGACGATTATCCATTTTTCATGAGTTACGCTAAAAGTTGTGGTCATGATAAACGAGGTCGTGAAATTAAAAATGATGAGATAGCAGAAATTCCAGAATATTTGAAAATGTTGAGAAACGGAAAAATAGAAAAGCCTTCACATCTTGGATGGTTTATGCGAATCAGTGATTTGAAAGACAATATATTATTGCCAAAATATTACAATCCAGACATTCAGACGGAATTGGATTCTTACTTACAATCTGGAGATTTTGAACTTAAAACTTTGCAAGAACTTCAGGATGATAAAATATTGAAAGTTTCAAGAGGACACGAGGTTGGTAGCGAACATTATGGGACGGGAGATATTCCTTTTGTCCGGACTTCTGAAATTTCGAATTGGGAAATAACTTCTGACTGTACTCATTGCCTTTCAGAAGATATTTATATGAAGTATAAAGATAAGCAAAATCTTGAGACGGAAGACATACTTGTCGTAAATGATGGCACCTATCTTATGGGTAGAGCAGCAATGATAACCGAGTCTGATTTAAAGATAATCTTTCAAAGCCATTTTAGAAGAATCAAAATATACAGAAAGGATATTCTGTCTCCTTATTTGCTTTTGGCCCTGTTGGGAATGGAAATCGTTCAAAGACAAATTGAATCCAAATCATTTAGACAGGGTACTATTTCAACAATGGGGAATAGGCTAATGGAAGTGAAAATACCAATACCAACCGATGATGTACTCAAAAGTAGAATAATTGATGACATGAAAATAATAATTAATAATAAAAATGAAGCAAAAAAGAAAGCGCAATCATATATCATCATGACAAAACAGGAGAATTTGATGGGCTTAAGAAATAAAGCTAAGATAGGTAATCTGTAAATTTTGATAGGACAATAAAAAAGCACGATACAAATAAATGTACCGTGCTTTTTTTGATAGTTATATGTTTTTGTGTCCTCGTCGAACAGTTGCGACGTTACTCGCTCTTGGTGAAGACGAGTTCTTCTTTTTCGGGATGTTTGTCGGCGTGGATGGTGTCGCCGCTTTGCAGTTCACCGCTCAGGATGCGCTCGCAGACACCGTCTTCGATGTGGTTTTGGATGGCGCGTTTGAGCGGGCGGGCACCGAACTGTACGTCGTAGCCCTTTGTGGCAACAAACTCCTTGGCAGCGTCGCTGACGGTCAGGTGATAGCCCATGTTCTCTATCCGCTTGAAGAGTCCTTTGAGCTCGATGTCGATGATGCGCTTGATGGCGTCGAGGTCGAGCTGGTCGAAGGTGATGATTTCGTCGAGGCGGTTGAGGAACTCAGGGGCGAACTGTCGGCTAAGGCTCTTCTGGATGATGGAGCGGGCGTGTTCCTTGTCTTTCTCGTCGAGCACGCCA from the Prevotella sp. Rep29 genome contains:
- a CDS encoding helix-turn-helix domain-containing protein codes for the protein MNELIMPHNVSVKNALENMKEVLALYKKVIGNYRPLLDGERYLTDREVAQILKVSRRTLQEYRNDGLLPYILLGGKVLYRESDLERVLESCYHPAYIR
- a CDS encoding site-specific integrase, producing MRSTFNILFYVNKSKEKNGVVPVMGRVTINGTQSQFSCKKTIPLDMWDVKGNCAKGRSKEALQINRELNNIKAQIIKHYQHLSDREAFVTAEMVRNSYQGFGSEYETLLSAFDKDIDNQKKRVGKDRAASTLWAMERSRKDVAEFIQSHYRRTDMSMLELTPEFIKDFAAYLSTDRGLANGTIWQRCMWLKGVVLRAHYNGKIPRNPFAQFHISPNCKEREFLTEEELKAVVTHEFDDDSLAFVRDIFVFVCFTALSFIDVKNLTTANIVDINGDKWIISKRHKTNIPFQVKLMEVPLQIIDRYKHLQEDKLVFGKMNYWSMCKKLKTVMSACGIEKAISYHCGRHSFATLALSKGMPIESVSRVLGHTNIVTTQIYAKITSQKLDNDLTMLGNKLNASFKDIKRA
- a CDS encoding N-6 DNA methylase, whose translation is MDVNAVKELGNGYIIDFISNEPVKATPEEVNAVQVYSKMLVADYNYNRNQIQTHPQFRVKASPSDTEYRYPVDIVVFKTEEKKRGDEYIVVECKKPTREDGVEQLKLYLKFSEAELGVWFNGENTHYIRKVIKGGRIEFDENLLNIPAYGQRLEDIGKYKKEDLIPTHNLKQKFISIRNYLAGNAVGTTRDEEYARQIINVILCKLYDEKYTRPTEVLTFRAGIDESPKDIKKRIVDRFKEAKRTYKDVLDDSDNITLDDKSLAYIVGELQPYSLMTAQRDVIGDAFEVFIHRALKGGQGQYFTPKNIVRTAIQILDPGCDDKIIDPACGSGGFLIEGLKYLHGKVEKMGAEMNWPEEMIKEEKIAKANINFCGIEKDTFLSKVVKAYMILMGDGKSGIFCEDSLNEPKDWDGKTKARIQLDCFDILLANPPFGAKIPVKGEKKLSQYPLGHKWKYDRDGKLWTKTNKVKESEAPQILFLDRCIDLVREGGKLAIVVPDGVLCNPTDGYIVQELLSKTELLGLIDLPMSSFLPYTPTKTHLIFLKKTATPRDDYPFFMSYAKSCGHDKRGREIKNDEIAEIPEYLKMLRNGKIEKPSHLGWFMRISDLKDNILLPKYYNPDIQTELDSYLQSGDFELKTLQELQDDKILKVSRGHEVGSEHYGTGDIPFVRTSEISNWEITSDCTHCLSEDIYMKYKDKQNLETEDILVVNDGTYLMGRAAMITESDLKIIFQSHFRRIKIYRKDILSPYLLLALLGMEIVQRQIESKSFRQGTISTMGNRLMEVKIPIPTDDVLKSRIIDDMKIIINNKNEAKKKAQSYIIMTKQENLMGLRNKAKIGNL